The genomic interval ATTTGCGCGTGGACGTTTATCGCTCTTCCGGTCCGGGCGGACAGAGCGTTAACACAACCGACTCGGCCGTCAGGATTACCCATCAGCCGACCGGCCTGGTTGTGGCCTGCCAGACCGAGCGCTCCCAGCACCAGAATAAAGAAACCGCTTTGAAAATTTTGAAATCAAAATTATACAAATTGCAGGAAGAGGAAAAGGGCAAAGAAGAGAAAAAATTGCGGGGCGAGGCGCAGAAAGCCGAATGGGGAAAGCAAATCCGGTCTTATGTTCTGCAGCCCTACAAGATGGTTAAAGACCACCGGACGAATTATGAGACCTCGGATATTAACGCGGTTTTGGGCGGAGAGCTGGAGGGATTTATGGAAGCGTATTTGCGCTTGATGCGGACTAGAACGGATTGATGCAGACTTTAAATAAATTCAGAATAAATATTTCTCAAAAAAATTTTCAATTTACAATTTTCAATTTACAATCAATGCTAAATTTTCAATTTTTGAAAATTAGGTATTGAAAATTGATTGAAAATTGGTCATTGATAATTGAAAATTAAAAATGTTTTATTTTTCTAAATCTTATATATTTTTGTATTCGTGTATTTCCTCTATTCTCGGTATTGCCATCGCTTCATTCCTGCCTCTGCCCTGGTTGACACCTGACTTATGGTGGTTTGGAGCAATAATATTTTGTTTGGTAATTTTAATTTTATTTTTTAAAAATAAAAAAATAATGATAATGGCCCTGCTGGGGCTATTTTTATTTTTGGGGATTTGGCGTTATAGCTTTTCCCTGCCAGCCAACACGCCGGATAAAATTTGGTTTTACAACGGGCAGGAGGCGGTGATAACCGGCGTGGTCTGCAATGAGCCGGATATTAGGGAGAAAAATGTGAAATATGAAATTAATGCCTTATCCGCAGAGACGCAAGATTTTGCGTCTCTACGGGAGATTTCCGGGAAAATTTTGGTCACAACGAATTTATATCCGGCTTTTAGTTATGGCGATGAATTAAAAATAAAATGCGAGCTCAAAGCGCCGGAAGAATTTAGCGGTTTCGCTTACGATCGGTATTTGGCCCGTTATAACATTTATTCGGTTTGCTACCATCCGAAGATTGAAAAAATCGGGGGAGGGAAAGGAAATTATTTTTACGGAAAAATTTTTAAATTAAAGGGCAGGCTCCGCGATGTTATTAATTATAGTTTGCCGGAACCGGAGGCCGGGTTGGCCGGAGCCATAACTCTTGGCTACAAAAAAGGCATTGGCGATTATTGGCAAGAAAAATTTTCCCAAGCCGGCTTAAGCCACATCGTTGCCATTTCCGGATTGCACATTAGCATTTTGGCCGCTTTGGTTATGGGTTTTTCCCTGGGAATTGGTTTGCCGCGGCGGAAAGCTTTTTGGCTGGCCGGTTTATTTCTATTGGTTTATATTTTTTTAATCGGTTTGCCAGCCTCGGCGATGCGGGCCGGTTTAATGGGATTTTTAGTGCTTTGGGCCATGAATCTGGGTCGGCTCAATAAGTTAACCAATTCTTTGGTGTTAGCCGCAGCCATTTTGCTTTTAATAAATCCGAAACTCCTGCGGGATGATATTGGCTTCCAGCTTTCTTTTTTGGCGGTCTTGGGCATCGCTTATTTTTTTCCAATTTTTAGAAAATTGGCGGGAGAGAAAAGGGGAGCGGTTAAAATTTTTTTGGATATCGCGGGCATCACTCTTTCGGCCCAAGTTTTTACTTTGCCGGTTATCGCTTTTAATTTCGGCCAGGTTTCTTTAATCGCGCCAATCAGCAATTTGCTGGTTCTCTGGGTTTTGCCATTTTTGTTGTCGGCAATTCTGACCGGCTTGGCCTTGGGCCTAATTTGGCCGAGTTTGAGTTGGCTGTTTTTCTTCCCAGCTTTTTTAGCGCTAAAATATATTATGGCAGTGGCTGATTGGCTCACTCGGTTGCCTTTGTCTTATTGGGAAATTGATTATTTGCGGTGGGGTTGGGCCGGGGCGTATTATTTGTTCGTTATTTACCTAATAATATTTGCTCGTCGTTATAATCAGAGCGCTAAGACTAATTTTAGTTAGAAAGTTATAAAGTCCATAAAGTTGAAAGTTTATGAAAATACAAAGATTTGAGGATATTATTGCCTGGCAGAAGGCCGGAAAGCTGACTTTAGAAATATATAGCATTTTTAACAGTTGTTCTGATTTTTCATTTCTTAATCAAATAAGAAGAGCAGTTATCTCCATAATGAATAATATTGCCGAAGGTTTTGAAAGAAATACCAATAAAGAATTCAGGAATTTTTTATTTATCGCCAAGGGCTCATGCGCCGAAGCAAGGTCAATGTTATATCTTGGTTATAGGCTAAATTACATTAATGAAAAACAATTTAATAAATTATCTTTCTCAGTAATAGAGATTTCAAAATTGCTGTCTGGCTTGATAAAAACTTTATAACTTTTTACTTTATAAACTTTATAACTTAGTTATGAAGCATTTGAATATTAAAATTCACGGGCAGGTGCAGGGAGTTAGTTTCCGATATTATTCCCAAGAAAAGGCTAAAGAATTGAATTTGGCCGGTTTTGCGCGCAATGAAGCGGACGGCGGAGTTTATATTGAGGCCGAAGGCGAGGAGGAAGAATTAAAAAAATTTTTAAAGTGGTGCCAAAAAGGCCCTTCTTGGGCCAGAGTGGAAAATACGGAAGCGGAGGAGGGGAAGATTAAAAATTATAAAGAGTTTGAAATTAGATTTTAACTATAAATAGTAGCGCTGGTTGCCGCTGGTCGCCAGTCTCCGCGCTGGCGACATACCTTTGAAAGTTTGCGTTATTAGGGCTGGCAAACAAAAAACCACCCCGCTCTTCGCGAAGAGCGGGGTGGTTTTTTGTTTTATCGTCTACTTTTTATTTTTCGCCATAGTTCTTATGCAGGCGGTGCAGACTTTCATTTTTTTGCCGTCAATTCTTTTGCTTTGCAAATTTATATGCTGCCTTTTGATGGTTTTAATATTAGAGTGGGAACGGCTGGCGCCTTTGGTAGAACCGCGGCCGCAAACATCGCATTTTTTAGCCATAAGTTTGGAATGAATAATGTAAAATGAATAATGAATAATAAAATGCTATCATGTTTTGGAAAAAAGAGCAAGCTGTGGTAAGATATAATAATCAATAACCAAGAAACAATAATCAAGCAATAACCAATTACTAAATTCCAATAACCAAATTTTGATTATTGATTATTGAAGTTTGTTTGATTATTGGAGATTGGTTATTGGAATTTAATATTTTATGTTAATAATATTTCTTTCTATATTTGCTTTAATTATTTCCGCAGTTTTTCATGAATATGCCCATGGCTGGGCAGCTTATAAGCTGGGGGATCCGACCGCCAAAGATTTGGGCAGGCTTACTTTAAACCCCCTCGCCCATTTGGATATTTTTGGTTCGGTAATTTTGCCCCTGCTTTTGGTTTTTTCCAGATCCCCCGTTTTTATAGCCTGGGCCAAACCGGTGCCCTTTAACCCTTATAACTTGAGAGACCAAAAGTATGGAGAGTTAAAAGTGGCCATAAGCGGACCGGGGATGAATTTTCTTCTGGCTATATTCTTCGGCCTCTTGGCAAGGTTTATCGCGCCGGCGCAGCTGAAGCAAGAATTGGTTATAAATTTTCTGGGAGGGAACTATGAGGCGCTATTGGGCCAGGTCCAAGGCTCTTTAATTAACAGCATTTTCGTTTTGTCGGCAATTTTTTGCTTTGTCAATTTGATTCTGATGGTCTTTAATTTGGTGCCGATCCCCCCCCTGGACGGGTCAAAGATATTGTCCGCCTTCTTGAATTATGATTTAAGAGAAAAGTTCCTTAGATTAGAACCTTATGGCATTATCATCATATTAGTCTTACTGATGATGGGATTATTAAGTTTTGTAAGCTTAACGGTTCTTCGGTTATTTATAGCCATAATAGGCATTTAGGTGTTTTTTTCTTGTTTTTTTGTTTTTTTGAAGTTCTCTTGACTTATTTTTGGGATTTTGCTAAATTTAAGTAGTAAAATAACAAGCAAAATAATAAAATAATAAAATAATATAAAAAGAAGGTTATTTTTTTGGCGTTTTTATATTTTTTATATTATTTTTTTATTTTATTTTTATCCCGCCACTTTATTATCCCGCCTACATTAAAATTTTCATAGGTGGCGGTGACGGGATCCCGCCTGCCCCGCTTCTGCGGCGGCTTAAGCGGTGATATTATTTTAATTAGATATGCCGACAATAAATCAATTACTCCGCAAGGGGAGGAAAAAAATCGGAAAAAGAAAGAAAACCTTGGCTTTGCATACCAATCTTGACACACTGCACCGGCGAAGGAAGGAATTGCCCAAAGGATCGCCTTTTAAACAGGGGGTATGTTTAAAAGTGACAACCACCACTCCGAAAAAGCCGAATTCAGCTCTGCGCAAAATTGCCCGCGTCCGCCTTTCCAATGGCATGGAAGTAACGGCTTATATTCCCGGCGAGGGCCATAATTTGCAAGAGCACTCCATAGTTTTAATTAAGGGCGGAAAAACAAAAGATTTGCCGGGTGTTCGCTATAAGATTATCAGAGGAGTTTATGATACGCAGGGGGTGGAAGGCAGAAAACAGTCAAGAAGTTTGTACGGGGCGAAAGGAGAAAAAAAATAAAGATTACAAATTACAAATCTATTACAAATTTACAAATACTAAATAATAAGTTAAAAATAATATTCGTAATTTGTAATTATAAACAAGCTATATCTAGAATTATTATTTAATGAAAAAATAATAAATTTAATAAATATAATTCGAATTCGTAAATTTGTAAAGAATTCGTAATTCGTAACTATGCGAGGAAAACCAGCGCCAAGAAGAGATATAGATGGCGATGCCAAATATAACGACAAAAATGTCGCCAAATTCATGAATTACATTATGGAGGGCGGCAAAAAAACCGCAGCCGAGAAAATCGTTTACGGTTGTTTTGATTTTATAAAAGAAAAAACAAAGCAAGATCCGAGGCATGTTTTTAATAAAGCCTTGAAAAGGGTTTCGCCAATAGTGGAAATTCGCGGCAAGAGAGTCGGCGGAGCCAATTATCAGGTGCCTTTCCAGGTCAGAGGCGACCGTCGTTTTGCTTTGGGTTGCCGCTGGCTGATTGAAGCGGCCAAGGCGCGCAAAGGCAAACCCATGGCGGAAAAATTAGCGGCCGAGATTTTGGAAGCTTCCGAGGGCGAAGGCGCGGCCGTAAAGAAACGGGAGATGGTCCACAGGATGGCCGAAGCCAACAAGGCATTCGCGCATTTCTCCCGCTAGACGCGGACTCGCGCGGACTGATATGGACTTATGCGGAACTAAAATAGAAATTATTATTATTATTATTCTACCAGACTTCAGTCGGAGTTAAAAGCCCGCTAAAGCGGGGTAGAAAGGAAATAAAATATATGAAAAAGTTATTTATTTTTACAATTTTAATAGTAAGCTTGGTTTTAAGCGGCTGCATCAGGCAGGTTGTTAAAGAAACTCCGGATGAATCAGGCGCCCAATTAGCCAATCCGGCTTCGCAGTATTGCCTTGAGCAGGGCGGGGAGCTGGAAATCAGGGAAAATGCCGACGGGCAGTACGGAGTCTGCAAATTTAGCGACGGCTCCGAATGCGAAGAATGGGCGTTTTTCAGAAAGGAATGCCAGCCCGGGGATAAAGGCGAGGACACCTCGGATGGTTCGCAACAGATAAATTCAGTATTAGGCAACGACAAGATCAAGGTTTTTAATATAGAAGACGGGCAAACAGTTTATAGCCCTCTTGCTGTTTTTGGAAAAGCGTCAGCTGAAAAAGACGTTTTGACGGTTGAATTGCGAAACAACAACCATGAAACCCTTGTTAAAGAAACGGTTAAAATTTACAATTCCGGGCAAACCGGAGAAATGGGCGATTATGTAATCAATAAGTTGAATTTTGAATTTAATAATACCAAAGAAGGTTTTGTCGCGGTTTATGAAGAAGGCGCGGATGGCTCGGAATTGAATCTAGTGGAAATACCGGTGAAGTTCGACGATTCAGATATTTCAAATTAATAGTTTTAAAATTATAGAATTAGAAATTAATTAAAAATTACAAAATTAAAAATTTAATAACTTATGCCCAGAGATTATTCTCTAGATAAAATACGAAATATCGGCATTGCCGCCCATATTGACGCCGGGAAAACCACGTTTACGGAACGGGTTCTTTTTTATACCGGCAAAAAGCATAAGATAGGAGAAACTCATGACGGCGCGGCCGACATGGACTGGATGGACCAGGAAAAAGAAAGGGGCATAACCATTACTTCCGCGGCCACGACTTGTTTTTGGAAAGGTAATAAAATAAATATAATTGATACGCCCGGCCACGTTGATTTTACGGTGGAAGTGGAAAGGTCTATGCGGGTTCTGGACGGGGCCGTAGCGGTTTTTGACGGTTCCCAGGGCGTAGAGCCGCAATCGGAAACAGTTTGGAGGCAGGCGGATAAATACAAAGTTCCGCGTCTCTGTTTTATCAATAAGATGGATAAAATGGGCGCGGATTTTTATATGAGTCTTGATTCCATTAAGGTAAGATTGAATCCGAAAGCGGTGGCCATTCAACTTCCGATCGGCGCCGAAGAAAGCATCCGGGGCGTGATTGATTTAATTAGCCAGAAGGCCTATGAATTTAAGGGAGTTCACGGGGAACAAGTGGTTGAGATTCCCATTCCGGAAGAAATAAAAGCGCAGGTGGAAAAATACAGAAGTGAAATGGCGGAAAGAATTGTGGAATGCGATGACAAAATAACGGAAAAATATTTAAACGGAGAAGAAATCAGCCAGGAAGAGCTTAAGGAAGCTTTGAGAAAAGGGGTAATCTCCAATTCTATCTATCCGGTTATGTGCGGGAGCGCTTTAAAAAATATGGGCGTTCAATTGGTTCTTGAAGCGGTTAATGATTATTTGCCTTCCCCCTTGGATGTGCCGGAAATTAAGGGCATGGATGTGCGCGATGAAAGCAAGGAAATGCCGGTAAAGGCGGATGACAACGAATCTTTTGCCGGATTAGCCTTTAAAATAGCCACTGACCCGTTTGTGGGCCGGTTGTGTTTTGTCCGGGTTTATAGGGGAGTTTTGGAGGCCGGTTCTTATATTTTAAATTCTTCTACCGGCAGTAAGGAACGGGTGGGCCGTCTGGTAAGAATGCATGCCAATCATCGGGAGGAAATAAAGGAAGTTTATGCCGGAGACATTGCCGCTGTTATCGGATTAAAAAATACCACTACCGGCAATACCCTTTGCGACGAGAGCCATCCTTTGTTGCTTGAATCCATTGTTTTCCCGGAACCGGTTATAAAAATAGCGGTTGAGCCAAAAACCAAAGCTGACCAGGAAAAAATGGGGGCGGCTTTGAAGAGGTTAGCGGAAGAAGACCCGACTTTCCGGGTGGAAACCGACGAAGAAACAAACCAAACCTTGATTTCCGGCATGGGCGAGCTGCACCTTGACATTATTGTTGATCGGATGAAAAGGGAATTCAACGTTGAAGCTAACGTGGGCGCGCCCCAGGTTTCTTATCGCGAGACAATTAAGGAAACGGCCGAGGCTCAGGGCAAATATATAAAACAGTCCGGCGGACGCGGCCAATACGGCGATTGCTGGTTGCGAGTTGAACCGCAGCCGGAAGGAGTTGGATTTGAATTTGTTGATGAAGTGAAAGGAGGAGTGATTCCGAGGGAATTTATTCCGGCCATAGGCAAAGGGGTGAAAGAAGCTATGGATCAGGGAGTGGTCGCCGGTTACCCGATGGTTAACATAAAAGTTACGGTTTATGACGGTAGTTTCCACGAAGTTGATTCTTCGGAAGCGGCTTTCAAGATGGCGGGAATTTTCGCCTTCAAAGAAGCTTGCCGCAAAGCCAAACCGGTATTGCTTGAACCGATTATGAAAGTGGAAGTGGTAACGCCCGAAGAATATATGGGTAATATTGTCGGCGACCTTAATTCCAAACGCGGCCAGATTGACCAGCTTACGGAAAGAGGCACGGCTAAAGTGATTATGGCCAAAGTGCCTTTGGCGGAAATGTTCGGTTATGCCACCACTTTGCGTTCCTCTAGCCAGGGCCGGGCCAGTTATACGATGGAATTTTTCCGCTATTCCGAAGTGCCGGGCAATATTGTTGAAACCATAACCAGCCGCAGCCAGAGATAATTCCAAATAAAGTTAAAATTAAAATTACCAGATGTTTTAAACTATTGTTTAGAGTTTTGAATTTTGAACATTTAGATTTATTCAGGATTTAGGATTTTGAAATTAGGATTTAAATAGTTGTATTGACCTTTAGCTAAAATTAGGATAAGATTAAGACCAGGTTAATATAAAGTAAAATAATATTAATACCATGCTTAATCAATTGCAAAAAGCCATTAATTTAGCAAAAATTACCGGCGATAAAATAATTGTGATTGACAGCGCCAAACCGGACAGCGTTTTTGTGATAATGGGGTTGGAAGAATACGAAAAATTTGTTTTGGGCCAGAACGAGTTGAGAAACTTGACAGAAGATGAACTACTTGATAGAATAAATCGTGATATAGCCATTTGGAAAAGTGAGAATGACGAGAGGTCCGAAGGGGATAAGGAATTTCCAAGGGGAGAGAGAAGAGGGGAAAGAAGAAAGGAAATGTCCCCATACTTCCGGAGGGATCTGGGGGATTTGGAGAGCGAAGACGACGAAGAAATTGATTTTGATGAGAGCGAAGAGGATATGTATTATTACGAAGAACCTTTTGGCGGGATGGAAGATGATGGGCCGGCGGAAGACGATTTTCATATTTCCGGCAAAAGTATGGAGGAGATAGATGAGGATAAAAATAAGTTCGGCAACAACTGGGAAATACCTCCTGATATAAAAAGTAGCGCGGAAGAAGTTGTAAAAGATGTTCCTTTTTAAATAATAAAATAATAAAATAATAAAATAATTTTCGGCGCTTTGGATGCCTGTTGTCCTGTCAGATAAAATAGATTTTTATATTATTTTATTTTTATATTATTTTATTATTTAACTAAATAATTAACAAATGACGGCTGGTTCTCTGCTTTAGAGCGGAGAGGTAACCCCTTCCTAAGGGGGCCGCAAACAAAAAAACCATGGCAGATAAATTTGAACGCTCAAAACCCCATATCAACGTGGGCACTATCGGCCACGTTGATCATGGCAAGACCACTTTAACGGCGGCGATGCTTAAGATTATCGCCTCCAAGGGATTAAAGGCATCGCAAAGATCGGTTGACCAGATTGATTCGGCTCCGGAAGAAAAGGCGCGCGGCATCACTATTGCCACCGCTCATGTTGAGTATGAATCAGAAAAGCGCCATTATGCGCACGTTGATTGTCCGGGCCATGCCGATTACGTGAAAAATATGATTACCGGCGCCGCCCAGATGGACGGAGCGATTTTGGTTGTGGCCGCGACTGACGGGCCCATGCCCCAAACCAGAGAGCATATTCTTTTGGCTCGGCAGGTAGGAGTTCCTTATATTGTGGTATTTTTAAATAAATGCGACATGGTGGAAGACAAGGAATTGATTGACTTAGTGGAAGAGGAAATTCGCGATTTGTTAAAAAAATATGAATTTCCGGGCGACAAGACCCCGATTATTCGCGGTTCCGCCCTGAAAGCCCTGGAAAATCCAACCGGCCCTGACGCCGAGCCGATTGTGGATATTTTAAAAGCTTTGGACGAATATATTCCTGAGCCGACCAGAGACGTTGACCATCCGTTTTTAATGCCGATTGAAGATATTTTTTCCATTGAAGGCCGCGGCACCGTGGTTACGGGCAGAATTGAAAGGGGTGTTGTAAAATTAAACGACGAAGTGGAAATTGTCGGCCTAGGGGAAACAAGAAAAACCGTAGTTACCGGCATTGAGATGTTTAATAAGATGCTTGACCAAGGTCAGGCTGGCGATAACGCCGGAGTTTTACTTAGAGGCACAAAGAAAGACGAAGTGGAAAGAGGCCAGGTTTTGGCCAAACCGGGTTCGGTTACTCCGCACACCGAGTTTGAAGGGGCGGTGTATATTCTGACCAAAGAAGAAGGCGGCCGCCATAAGCCATTTTTTAAGGGTTATAAGCCGCAATTTTATATCAGGACAACCGATGTGACCGGCGAAGTTGAATTGCCGGAAGGAACGGAGATGGTTATGCCGGGCGATACCGTTAATCTGAAGATAAAATTAATTACTCCGGTCGCTTTGGAAGAAAAATTAAGATTTGCCATTCGGGAAGGCGGACGGACCGTAGGCGCCGGCGCGGTAACAAAAATTATAAAGTAGTCACTTAGTCCCGCTCTTTTCTGAAGAGCGGGGTTGTAGTGTTTATTTTAATTTATAGAGAAGAAGGAAAAAGAAATTTGTTTTCTTCTGTCAGACAAAATTTGATGTCAGAAAAAGAAAAAGCGGAGAATAAAAAATCCGATGACAAAAGCGAAGGTAATAATGATTTCAAGCAGAAAATTCGCATAAAAATAAAGGCTTTTGACCATAAGATTATAGATCAGTCCACCAAGACTATTATTGATACGGCCAAAAGAAGCGATGCGCAGATTTTCGGCCCCATTCCTTTGCCTACGGAAAAAAGGAAATATACGGTTAACCGATCGACTTTTGTCCACAAGGACGCGCGCGATCAGTATGAAATGAGAATCCACAAGAGAATGATTGATATT from Patescibacteria group bacterium carries:
- a CDS encoding ComEC/Rec2 family competence protein, which gives rise to MYSCISSILGIAIASFLPLPWLTPDLWWFGAIIFCLVILILFFKNKKIMIMALLGLFLFLGIWRYSFSLPANTPDKIWFYNGQEAVITGVVCNEPDIREKNVKYEINALSAETQDFASLREISGKILVTTNLYPAFSYGDELKIKCELKAPEEFSGFAYDRYLARYNIYSVCYHPKIEKIGGGKGNYFYGKIFKLKGRLRDVINYSLPEPEAGLAGAITLGYKKGIGDYWQEKFSQAGLSHIVAISGLHISILAALVMGFSLGIGLPRRKAFWLAGLFLLVYIFLIGLPASAMRAGLMGFLVLWAMNLGRLNKLTNSLVLAAAILLLINPKLLRDDIGFQLSFLAVLGIAYFFPIFRKLAGEKRGAVKIFLDIAGITLSAQVFTLPVIAFNFGQVSLIAPISNLLVLWVLPFLLSAILTGLALGLIWPSLSWLFFFPAFLALKYIMAVADWLTRLPLSYWEIDYLRWGWAGAYYLFVIYLIIFARRYNQSAKTNFS
- a CDS encoding four helix bundle protein, whose product is MKIQRFEDIIAWQKAGKLTLEIYSIFNSCSDFSFLNQIRRAVISIMNNIAEGFERNTNKEFRNFLFIAKGSCAEARSMLYLGYRLNYINEKQFNKLSFSVIEISKLLSGLIKTL
- a CDS encoding acylphosphatase, with the protein product MKHLNIKIHGQVQGVSFRYYSQEKAKELNLAGFARNEADGGVYIEAEGEEEELKKFLKWCQKGPSWARVENTEAEEGKIKNYKEFEIRF
- the rpmB gene encoding 50S ribosomal protein L28, with translation MAKKCDVCGRGSTKGASRSHSNIKTIKRQHINLQSKRIDGKKMKVCTACIRTMAKNKK
- a CDS encoding site-2 protease family protein encodes the protein MLIIFLSIFALIISAVFHEYAHGWAAYKLGDPTAKDLGRLTLNPLAHLDIFGSVILPLLLVFSRSPVFIAWAKPVPFNPYNLRDQKYGELKVAISGPGMNFLLAIFFGLLARFIAPAQLKQELVINFLGGNYEALLGQVQGSLINSIFVLSAIFCFVNLILMVFNLVPIPPLDGSKILSAFLNYDLREKFLRLEPYGIIIILVLLMMGLLSFVSLTVLRLFIAIIGI
- the rpsL gene encoding 30S ribosomal protein S12; the encoded protein is MPTINQLLRKGRKKIGKRKKTLALHTNLDTLHRRRKELPKGSPFKQGVCLKVTTTTPKKPNSALRKIARVRLSNGMEVTAYIPGEGHNLQEHSIVLIKGGKTKDLPGVRYKIIRGVYDTQGVEGRKQSRSLYGAKGEKK
- the rpsG gene encoding 30S ribosomal protein S7, with amino-acid sequence MRGKPAPRRDIDGDAKYNDKNVAKFMNYIMEGGKKTAAEKIVYGCFDFIKEKTKQDPRHVFNKALKRVSPIVEIRGKRVGGANYQVPFQVRGDRRFALGCRWLIEAAKARKGKPMAEKLAAEILEASEGEGAAVKKREMVHRMAEANKAFAHFSR
- a CDS encoding DUF333 domain-containing protein — its product is MKKLFIFTILIVSLVLSGCIRQVVKETPDESGAQLANPASQYCLEQGGELEIRENADGQYGVCKFSDGSECEEWAFFRKECQPGDKGEDTSDGSQQINSVLGNDKIKVFNIEDGQTVYSPLAVFGKASAEKDVLTVELRNNNHETLVKETVKIYNSGQTGEMGDYVINKLNFEFNNTKEGFVAVYEEGADGSELNLVEIPVKFDDSDISN
- the fusA gene encoding elongation factor G; the protein is MPRDYSLDKIRNIGIAAHIDAGKTTFTERVLFYTGKKHKIGETHDGAADMDWMDQEKERGITITSAATTCFWKGNKINIIDTPGHVDFTVEVERSMRVLDGAVAVFDGSQGVEPQSETVWRQADKYKVPRLCFINKMDKMGADFYMSLDSIKVRLNPKAVAIQLPIGAEESIRGVIDLISQKAYEFKGVHGEQVVEIPIPEEIKAQVEKYRSEMAERIVECDDKITEKYLNGEEISQEELKEALRKGVISNSIYPVMCGSALKNMGVQLVLEAVNDYLPSPLDVPEIKGMDVRDESKEMPVKADDNESFAGLAFKIATDPFVGRLCFVRVYRGVLEAGSYILNSSTGSKERVGRLVRMHANHREEIKEVYAGDIAAVIGLKNTTTGNTLCDESHPLLLESIVFPEPVIKIAVEPKTKADQEKMGAALKRLAEEDPTFRVETDEETNQTLISGMGELHLDIIVDRMKREFNVEANVGAPQVSYRETIKETAEAQGKYIKQSGGRGQYGDCWLRVEPQPEGVGFEFVDEVKGGVIPREFIPAIGKGVKEAMDQGVVAGYPMVNIKVTVYDGSFHEVDSSEAAFKMAGIFAFKEACRKAKPVLLEPIMKVEVVTPEEYMGNIVGDLNSKRGQIDQLTERGTAKVIMAKVPLAEMFGYATTLRSSSQGRASYTMEFFRYSEVPGNIVETITSRSQR
- the tuf gene encoding elongation factor Tu; translated protein: MADKFERSKPHINVGTIGHVDHGKTTLTAAMLKIIASKGLKASQRSVDQIDSAPEEKARGITIATAHVEYESEKRHYAHVDCPGHADYVKNMITGAAQMDGAILVVAATDGPMPQTREHILLARQVGVPYIVVFLNKCDMVEDKELIDLVEEEIRDLLKKYEFPGDKTPIIRGSALKALENPTGPDAEPIVDILKALDEYIPEPTRDVDHPFLMPIEDIFSIEGRGTVVTGRIERGVVKLNDEVEIVGLGETRKTVVTGIEMFNKMLDQGQAGDNAGVLLRGTKKDEVERGQVLAKPGSVTPHTEFEGAVYILTKEEGGRHKPFFKGYKPQFYIRTTDVTGEVELPEGTEMVMPGDTVNLKIKLITPVALEEKLRFAIREGGRTVGAGAVTKIIK
- the rpsJ gene encoding 30S ribosomal protein S10, whose amino-acid sequence is MSEKEKAENKKSDDKSEGNNDFKQKIRIKIKAFDHKIIDQSTKTIIDTAKRSDAQIFGPIPLPTEKRKYTVNRSTFVHKDARDQYEMRIHKRMIDIVEPTAKTIEDLTNLSLPAGVDVEIKMQ